The following nucleotide sequence is from Pochonia chlamydosporia 170 chromosome 4, whole genome shotgun sequence.
TACGTCCTCGTCTGCGGATCAAACTTTTCCTGCTCAGGAACCATGGCATCCTTATGGATCCAGAagcccagcgccatcaaCGCAGGGAATGTATAACTGAAGCTGAGAACGAAGAACGCACCGATAAGGCCGGAAATATACGAAAACTGCGGAATAGCAGCGGCGACAATAAACGCAATGGACCAGTATACGGGGATGATGACCGCCCACATGAGCTTGCCCTTGCGGACGGTCAGCGGGGGGAAATTGAACAGCCGCTCAAAGACTTCGATGTAGATGACTTTGAGGCCGATGTTGCCGTATAATCCCGCGGCGATGAGGCCAGTGACAATGTTCATGACGTTGGTGATTGTTTGGAAGACGTACGACGAGAGGCCTTGCATGACGGGGTTGAATGCGAATTGGCCTTGGTACGAATACACAAAGATGCCGAAGAACATGTACATGCTATAGATGAAGACTTGGCCGCATAGAAGACCTTTCCAAAAGTCCATGGGGTGACGCATTTCAGCGAGGAAGGCCGTGAATGTCATGCACCCGCCGTAGGAATAGACAGCTTGGTTGAGGCCGTTGAGGGAGGCGACGAAGCCGGTGCCGCCGCTTGCGAAGCCATCGGGGGGAGTTCCTGCAAATGTGCGAATGGGACCGGGTGCAAAGTTGTCGCCGAATGAAGCTTGTGTTGCTTTGAAGTTGGGGGGATAGTGGACAACTACTCCGACGCTGTATGTTGTTAGCTTCCTTGATCTATACAAGCGTGGAAGTTTGAGACAGAACATAccaaatgaagatgatggcaacgTTAATCCAGACTGCAAAGTTGGCAATCCATCCGAATCGCTGTAGGGTCCTGACCTGGCCGAGAATaaaaccagcagccatgaagaTAATCAGACAAGCCACGAAGCAGATCCCATTGCCGTTCGATCCATTGTTTCCCTGAGAAATCTGCGAAATAGACTGCCCATTACTCAAAATCAGACTGCACACcgacagcagcagctgcagacCAAGCATGACATTGAGCAATATCTGCGGAATGCGGCCAAATATGCGAAAGTAAATATCGCCATACGTGTGCATAGGATATCTGTCGGAATCGAGACCAAGGAAAGCCTTCCAAATAATCCACCCGGAACTACCATCAACACTAGTTAGCATTCCATTACTTCAAAGACGTATTCCTACTCCTAATATGGTTTTACTTACTATCCTGCCATTGCGCCAAACACAGTGTACAGAGCCACACCAGGTCCATAGCCCATCTGCGCAAAAGCCCAGGGCGTTGAAAACGGTCCCAACACATCCGTTGTGATGAGGTAGAAAATGGATCCCCAGGACGCTGTACGGATAGCCCGACTAGCTTGCTTCCACTCCTTTTCCGAGACGCCCGTGATAATCTCTTCGTCGCTAGAATATACGTCTGCCACAGAGGTTGCCGGATCGGTGTGGTGGCCCTTTGAGAAGCGGCTCTTTAGAGTATTCTTGACAGTTCGTGGGCCGCGCTTGTCAAGCATGGCCTTGTTTGCTAGGGCTTCATCGGCACGAGTTCGCTCAGCCCAGTA
It contains:
- a CDS encoding oligopeptide transporter protein (similar to Colletotrichum gloeosporioides Nara gc5 XP_007274910.1), which translates into the protein MSVPLGMISAEGDPRLSLSEKPAHDVYQPTCGNDSSITFEEFIYWAERTRADEALANKAMLDKRGPRTVKNTLKSRFSKGHHTDPATSVADVYSSDEEIITGVSEKEWKQASRAIRTASWGSIFYLITTDVLGPFSTPWAFAQMGYGPGVALYTVFGAMAGYSGWIIWKAFLGLDSDRYPMHTYGDIYFRIFGRIPQILLNVMLGLQLLLSVCSLILSNGQSISQISQGNNGSNGNGICFVACLIIFMAAGFILGQVRTLQRFGWIANFAVWINVAIIFICVGVVVHYPPNFKATQASFGDNFAPGPIRTFAGTPPDGFASGGTGFVASLNGLNQAVYSYGGCMTFTAFLAEMRHPMDFWKGLLCGQVFIYSMYMFFGIFVYSYQGQFAFNPVMQGLSSYVFQTITNVMNIVTGLIAAGLYGNIGLKVIYIEVFERLFNFPPLTVRKGKLMWAVIIPVYWSIAFIVAAAIPQFSYISGLIGAFFVLSFSYTFPALMALGFWIHKDAMVPEQEKFDPQTRTYNYVDTGLARWRRGFMKRPFFNLFNLLYMLGGLTTTGLGVYSSIEGLISAFSGNSVASSFGCTSPV